A genome region from Chryseobacterium sp. G0186 includes the following:
- a CDS encoding NADH:flavin oxidoreductase → MNNTLEKFLSPAKLNGVTLQNRLIKAATFESMLDDNFNITQKCIDFHESFAKGGVGMTTLAYCAPEPDGRMQGHYMYIREEVIPQLRKLSNTVHRYGTKLSGQIAHCGGFSRNTNLQRKRPVAPSKSLNMMGIPFGLFFTEEMDENLMQEVINGFVRTAGIMKISGFDAVEIHFGHGYLLSQFISPLTNKRKDEYGGSIENRMRFPLRVLDAVRKEVGNDFPILGKITMYDDMKGGISLEDGIATAQILDKAGIDGIILSAGTSSQNPMLLFHGQSLVKGLLKFETNFIMRLGMKLKGPSMFKTYPYKELYLLEAAKKIRDAVKCNLIYVGGATEVESFEKVMALGFDFVQSGRPIMRDPAIINHLKEYGKNYVNGCDHCNTCATLMGDKEGIRCILAEWIPELNK, encoded by the coding sequence ATGAATAATACACTTGAAAAATTTCTTTCGCCTGCCAAACTTAATGGGGTAACCCTTCAGAACAGGCTTATAAAAGCTGCCACTTTTGAATCCATGTTGGATGATAATTTTAATATTACTCAAAAATGTATTGACTTTCATGAATCTTTTGCAAAAGGAGGTGTGGGGATGACAACTCTTGCTTATTGCGCACCGGAGCCTGATGGAAGAATGCAGGGACATTATATGTATATCAGGGAAGAAGTCATTCCCCAACTAAGAAAACTGTCCAATACCGTTCATCGTTATGGAACAAAACTATCAGGGCAAATTGCACACTGTGGCGGATTCAGTCGTAATACCAATTTGCAGAGAAAACGTCCCGTAGCTCCATCCAAAAGCCTGAATATGATGGGGATTCCATTTGGGTTATTCTTTACCGAGGAAATGGATGAGAATCTTATGCAAGAAGTTATTAATGGTTTTGTTCGAACAGCTGGTATTATGAAAATCTCAGGATTTGACGCAGTTGAGATTCATTTTGGCCATGGTTATTTGCTTAGCCAGTTTATTAGTCCGTTAACCAATAAACGGAAAGATGAGTACGGAGGAAGCATCGAAAACAGGATGCGTTTCCCTTTGAGAGTGTTGGATGCGGTAAGAAAAGAAGTAGGTAATGATTTTCCCATCTTAGGAAAAATTACCATGTATGACGATATGAAAGGAGGAATATCTCTTGAAGATGGCATTGCTACCGCTCAAATTTTAGATAAGGCGGGAATAGACGGTATTATATTGAGTGCTGGAACATCAAGCCAGAATCCAATGCTGCTTTTCCACGGTCAGTCACTTGTTAAAGGTTTATTAAAGTTTGAAACCAATTTCATCATGAGACTGGGAATGAAATTGAAGGGTCCATCAATGTTTAAAACTTATCCTTATAAGGAGCTATACCTTTTGGAGGCCGCAAAAAAGATAAGAGATGCGGTAAAATGCAACCTGATTTATGTGGGAGGTGCTACGGAAGTGGAAAGTTTTGAAAAGGTAATGGCTTTAGGATTTGACTTTGTGCAGTCCGGCAGGCCCATTATGCGTGACCCGGCAATAATTAACCATTTAAAAGAGTATGGAAAAAATTACGTTAACGGATGTGATCATTGTAACACCTGTGCAACATTAATGGGAGATAAGGAAGGAATTCGGTGTATACTAGCCGAATGGATACCTGAATTAAATAAATAA
- a CDS encoding SDR family NAD(P)-dependent oxidoreductase produces MRLTNKVAIITGAASGIGEEMAITFAEQGAKVVATDIQAEKLDRLIESIKSKGGKAISVLHDVADRNAWFEQVIPQAIKAFGKIDVLINNAGISLSTPFEEQRDELWKKVFDININGIMLGMQAVLPYMKEKGGSIINISSIAGLRGISGPGAYTASKGSVAAITRGAAVDFGAYNIRVNTISPGYILTPMSEEFLNNDEYKKHFLSIIPMKAFGKAKDIANAALFLASDDSMYVTGINMPVDGGTSIK; encoded by the coding sequence ATGAGATTAACAAACAAAGTAGCGATTATTACCGGAGCTGCTTCCGGTATAGGAGAAGAAATGGCCATTACATTTGCAGAACAAGGCGCAAAAGTGGTGGCTACAGACATACAAGCTGAAAAGTTGGATAGACTTATCGAAAGCATTAAATCCAAAGGAGGTAAAGCGATAAGTGTTTTGCATGATGTAGCCGATAGAAATGCCTGGTTTGAACAGGTGATTCCCCAAGCTATCAAGGCTTTTGGTAAGATTGATGTTTTAATAAACAATGCAGGGATTTCACTTTCTACTCCATTTGAAGAGCAGCGGGATGAGTTATGGAAAAAAGTCTTTGATATCAACATCAATGGTATAATGCTGGGAATGCAGGCAGTATTACCTTACATGAAAGAAAAAGGAGGTAGTATTATTAATATTTCATCTATTGCGGGATTGAGAGGGATCTCTGGCCCTGGGGCCTATACAGCTTCCAAAGGGAGTGTAGCAGCTATTACAAGAGGGGCTGCTGTAGACTTTGGGGCCTATAATATTCGGGTAAATACAATTAGTCCTGGTTATATATTAACTCCTATGAGTGAAGAGTTCCTTAATAATGATGAGTATAAGAAACATTTTTTAAGCATTATCCCTATGAAAGCATTTGGTAAGGCAAAGGATATTGCCAATGCAGCTCTGTTTTTAGCTTCCGATGATAGTATGTATGTGACTGGTATAAACATGCCAGTGGATGGAGGAACATCTATAAAATAA
- a CDS encoding SDR family NAD(P)-dependent oxidoreductase, whose amino-acid sequence MDEKILKRFTGKTVLITGAGPGIGRATVLHILKEGRSVIGVDISEKGLKQTLQLATDCSPAGPSCVTRQSLTI is encoded by the coding sequence ATGGATGAAAAAATTTTAAAAAGATTCACGGGTAAAACGGTATTGATAACAGGAGCTGGCCCAGGAATAGGAAGAGCTACGGTATTACATATATTAAAAGAGGGAAGGAGTGTAATTGGGGTGGATATATCTGAAAAAGGATTGAAACAAACTCTGCAATTGGCAACCGATTGCAGTCCGGCAGGCCCATCATGCGTGACCCGGCAATCATTAACCATTTAA
- a CDS encoding SDR family NAD(P)-dependent oxidoreductase yields MRLANKVVIITGAASGMGEAMAITFAEQGAKVIATDIQAEKLDGLIERIKSTGGEAIGILHDVTDRDTWFEKVIPQAIKAFGKIDVLINNAGISISTPFEEQRDELWKKVFDININGIMLGMQAVLPHMKEKGGSIINISSIAGLRGISGPGAYTASKGSVAAITRGAAVDFGAYNIRVNTISPGYIETPMTEKHFEEYGKYFLSIIPVKRIGIAKDIANAALFLASDESMYVTGINMPVDGGTSIK; encoded by the coding sequence ATGAGATTAGCAAACAAAGTAGTAATTATTACAGGAGCGGCTTCCGGTATGGGAGAAGCAATGGCCATTACATTTGCAGAACAAGGAGCAAAAGTGATCGCTACAGACATACAAGCTGAAAAGCTGGATGGACTTATTGAAAGGATCAAATCTACAGGAGGTGAAGCGATAGGTATTTTGCATGATGTAACTGATAGAGATACCTGGTTTGAAAAAGTGATTCCCCAGGCTATCAAGGCTTTTGGTAAGATTGATGTTTTGATAAACAATGCAGGTATTTCAATTTCGACTCCTTTTGAAGAGCAACGGGATGAGTTATGGAAAAAAGTTTTTGACATCAATATCAATGGTATAATGCTGGGAATGCAGGCGGTATTACCTCACATGAAAGAAAAAGGAGGCAGTATTATTAATATCTCTTCTATTGCAGGGTTAAGAGGAATCTCCGGTCCTGGTGCCTATACAGCGTCCAAAGGAAGTGTAGCTGCTATTACAAGGGGGGCTGCTGTAGACTTTGGGGCCTATAATATTCGTGTAAATACAATTAGTCCTGGTTATATAGAAACTCCAATGACCGAAAAACACTTTGAAGAATATGGGAAGTACTTCTTGAGCATTATTCCAGTGAAAAGAATTGGAATTGCAAAAGATATTGCCAATGCAGCTCTGTTTTTGGCTTCCGATGAAAGTATGTATGTGACTGGTATAAATATGCCTGTAGATGGAGGAACATCAATAAAGTAA
- a CDS encoding SDR family NAD(P)-dependent oxidoreductase, whose amino-acid sequence MDNKILKRFTGKTTLVTGAGSGIGKATTLRILKEGGDVIGIDISEKGLQNTLQLAENIGLAEPLTLITADVSKEESVKEIGKIIKKSGKLDVLINAAGILMAEHTHTMKIEHWNHILAVNLTGTFLVIRETLPTLLENKGVIVNFSSTATTFAHPYMAAYAATKGAIQSFTHAIALEYSKKGLRAVAVAPGGIKTSLSDNLSFPSDADLSLLAKLSPAIGQGPASPDYVAGVIAMLASEDGSFITGTEIRIDGGAHM is encoded by the coding sequence ATGGATAATAAAATTTTAAAAAGATTTACGGGTAAAACAACATTGGTAACAGGAGCTGGCTCAGGAATAGGAAAAGCTACCACATTGCGTATCTTAAAAGAAGGGGGAGACGTAATAGGTATAGATATATCTGAAAAGGGATTGCAGAATACGTTGCAACTGGCAGAGAATATCGGTTTAGCTGAACCACTTACACTTATTACTGCTGATGTTTCCAAAGAAGAATCGGTAAAAGAAATTGGAAAAATTATAAAGAAAAGTGGCAAATTAGATGTGTTGATAAATGCTGCCGGAATTTTGATGGCAGAACATACCCATACAATGAAGATTGAGCATTGGAATCATATTCTTGCTGTCAATTTAACCGGAACTTTTCTTGTTATCAGAGAAACATTACCTACACTATTGGAAAACAAGGGCGTCATAGTAAATTTTAGTTCAACAGCAACAACATTTGCCCATCCATACATGGCAGCTTATGCAGCTACAAAAGGAGCTATTCAATCGTTTACCCATGCTATTGCCTTAGAGTATTCCAAAAAGGGACTTAGGGCTGTTGCGGTAGCTCCGGGAGGTATTAAAACTAGCTTAAGCGATAACCTTAGCTTTCCTTCTGATGCTGATTTAAGCTTACTCGCTAAACTTTCACCAGCCATTGGTCAGGGACCTGCCTCTCCAGATTATGTTGCTGGAGTCATTGCTATGTTGGCGTCCGAAGATGGTAGCTTTATTACAGGTACAGAGATTCGAATTGATGGAGGTGCTCATATGTAA
- a CDS encoding phosphoenolpyruvate carboxylase yields MRHDQRAEKFRQIVENKFQIYNSLFMSLPYDKMTNIGMLLPFLYEESRNGYEAGKTPEEIVEEFFKNHTDLQTEEQKLELLFKIIQYIERQVVLFDSIEDAAFPNLHSESDSGTVTNLFERSFQDHKIEKVREKLKDFSVKVVFTAHPTQFYPSSVQRIIQDLRGAITSDSVTQIDTLLQQLGKTPFVNKEKPTPIDEALSIISYLRYVYYDTIGELFTKIKTTFGNGHFHLHEDLIQLGFWPGGDRDGNPFVTADVTKRVAEELRSAILKSYYSHLKFIRRRLSFRGVSEVLTQLSEELYAAIFNGKSITAEAILQKTDEAEKILINEHNSLFLDLLINFRDRVKIFGTHFATLDVRQDSRIHQKVIDEVFAKVFGNEDADNEKKFNKLIQISEAVNADDFEDIVKDTLLTVSQVSEIQNLNGLRGMNRYIISNSDAVKDVMNVYAFFKICGYQDEEINMDIVPLFETMEGLANAENVMNELYQNPVYKKHLEKRGNQQTIMLGFSDGTKDGGYLKANWEIYKAKEVLTKLSEQNNIKVVFFDGRGGPPARGGGKTHDFYASQGKTIANNKIELTIQGQTITSIFGNKEQAKYNFEQLLTAGVENDVFKNAKKDLTEKERTLIIELANISYQKYSDLKAHPMFVPYLQEMSTLEYYGKTNIGSRPSKRGNGSELKFEDLRAIPFVGSWSQLKQNVPGFFGFGYAMQKMKEQGRFEEVRELYKGSDFFKTLVLNSMMSMNKSYFPLTYYIKNNPKFGAFWNVLFDEYELSRDIMLELTGFKMLQEEDPLSRKSVKIREKIVLPLLSIQQYALMKIQKGEGNKEAYEKLVTRSLFGNINASRNSA; encoded by the coding sequence ATGAGACACGACCAACGCGCAGAAAAATTCAGGCAGATCGTGGAGAACAAATTCCAGATCTACAATTCATTATTTATGAGCCTGCCCTATGATAAAATGACCAACATCGGGATGTTGCTTCCTTTTCTTTATGAGGAAAGCAGGAACGGCTATGAAGCAGGGAAAACCCCCGAGGAAATTGTTGAAGAATTTTTTAAAAACCATACCGATCTTCAGACCGAAGAACAGAAACTTGAATTGCTTTTTAAGATCATTCAGTATATAGAAAGACAGGTAGTTTTGTTTGATAGTATTGAAGATGCTGCTTTTCCGAACCTCCACTCCGAAAGTGACAGCGGAACAGTAACCAATCTCTTCGAACGTTCTTTTCAGGATCATAAAATTGAAAAAGTACGTGAAAAACTAAAGGATTTCAGTGTGAAAGTTGTGTTCACAGCACACCCGACTCAGTTTTATCCAAGTTCAGTACAGAGGATTATTCAGGATCTGAGAGGTGCCATTACCAGTGATTCCGTTACACAGATTGATACCCTTTTGCAGCAGTTAGGGAAAACCCCTTTTGTCAATAAAGAAAAACCTACGCCTATTGACGAAGCACTGAGTATCATTTCCTATTTGAGATATGTTTATTATGATACCATCGGAGAGTTGTTTACAAAGATTAAAACGACCTTTGGAAACGGACATTTTCATCTGCATGAAGATCTTATTCAGCTTGGCTTCTGGCCGGGTGGTGACAGAGATGGAAATCCTTTTGTAACGGCAGATGTTACCAAAAGAGTAGCAGAAGAACTTCGTTCAGCTATTTTAAAATCGTATTACAGTCATTTGAAATTCATCAGAAGAAGATTGAGCTTCAGAGGTGTTTCAGAGGTTTTGACGCAGTTAAGTGAAGAGTTGTATGCTGCCATCTTTAATGGAAAAAGTATTACTGCAGAAGCAATTTTGCAAAAAACGGATGAGGCAGAGAAAATATTGATCAATGAACATAATTCCTTGTTTTTAGATCTTTTAATTAATTTCCGGGATCGAGTGAAGATCTTTGGAACTCACTTTGCTACGTTGGATGTTCGCCAGGACAGCAGAATTCATCAAAAAGTAATTGATGAGGTTTTTGCAAAGGTATTTGGGAATGAAGATGCTGACAACGAAAAGAAATTCAATAAGCTGATTCAAATTTCAGAAGCTGTAAATGCTGATGATTTTGAAGATATTGTAAAAGATACACTGTTAACTGTTTCTCAGGTTTCCGAAATTCAGAATCTGAACGGATTGAGAGGGATGAATCGCTATATTATTTCCAATTCTGATGCGGTAAAGGATGTGATGAATGTGTATGCGTTCTTTAAGATCTGCGGATATCAGGATGAGGAAATCAATATGGATATTGTTCCGCTTTTTGAAACCATGGAAGGGCTTGCCAATGCTGAAAATGTGATGAACGAGCTGTATCAGAACCCTGTATATAAAAAACACCTTGAGAAAAGAGGGAATCAACAGACCATAATGCTTGGTTTCTCTGACGGAACAAAGGATGGAGGATATTTAAAAGCCAACTGGGAAATCTATAAGGCTAAGGAAGTATTAACGAAGCTTTCAGAGCAGAATAACATCAAGGTTGTATTCTTTGATGGCAGAGGAGGGCCCCCAGCCAGAGGAGGAGGTAAAACCCACGATTTCTATGCTTCACAGGGAAAAACAATCGCCAATAATAAAATTGAATTAACTATTCAAGGACAGACGATTACCAGTATTTTTGGAAATAAAGAGCAGGCGAAATACAATTTTGAACAGCTTCTGACGGCCGGAGTGGAAAATGATGTATTCAAAAATGCAAAGAAAGACCTTACAGAGAAAGAGAGAACATTAATTATTGAACTGGCTAATATCAGTTACCAAAAATATTCTGATCTCAAGGCACATCCGATGTTTGTTCCGTACCTTCAGGAAATGAGTACCCTGGAATATTATGGAAAAACTAACATTGGAAGCCGTCCTTCGAAAAGAGGAAATGGCAGCGAATTGAAGTTTGAAGATTTAAGAGCCATCCCGTTTGTTGGATCATGGTCACAGTTGAAACAAAACGTACCTGGTTTCTTCGGTTTTGGATATGCCATGCAAAAAATGAAAGAACAGGGAAGATTTGAAGAAGTAAGAGAATTATACAAAGGATCAGATTTCTTTAAGACCTTAGTATTAAACTCCATGATGAGTATGAACAAGTCTTATTTCCCGCTGACGTATTACATCAAAAATAATCCAAAGTTCGGTGCGTTCTGGAATGTACTCTTTGATGAGTATGAGCTTTCAAGAGATATAATGCTGGAATTGACAGGTTTCAAAATGCTTCAGGAAGAAGATCCGTTATCCAGAAAGTCTGTGAAGATCCGTGAAAAAATCGTATTGCCCTTATTGAGTATTCAGCAATATGCCCTGATGAAAATCCAGAAAGGAGAAGGGAATAAAGAGGCTTATGAAAAACTGGTGACAAGATCTTTATTCGGAAATATTAATGCAAGTAGAAATTCTGCCTAG
- a CDS encoding S8/S53 family peptidase, translating into MKKILLFCFLTGCSYISAQTQLVFVYFKDKPNKAAFFANPISELSQKSLNRRTALGVALNDQDAPIEQSYIQNIQNLGFTVIDYSKWLNGVMLNATPAQITILQTQPFVLSVESFLRNNSTGGNIAPVNKWKDHGSTNKILTTFDYGSGTAQIDQVNIRPLHLAGYTGNGISIAVIDNGFPTVDTGNAYSRLRNNNKIKAGYDFVTKTSNIYDTSLNIHGSVVLGAIGGYLENVFVGSAPDADFYLYRSENSTVEIPEEEIYWIEAAEEADRKGVDIITTSLGYNVFDNPQYNYTYADMNGTTSFIARAAQIAAEKGIFVLAATGNSGDKPWHYLLTPADNAKVFSIGAVDASGNSSVFSSYGPNSLTIVKPDGSAQGTATATVIGDVPFTTNGTSIATPIAAGGVACFLQAFPNMSREQIRTKLKQTASLYPNHTDQMGYGILNFGNLFNAVLSTSEIVKKERFVIFPNPAKNILNIASELEVHSLEVYDNLGRLIRKVSNQKSVKVDDFAKGTYYLKIQTRNQVYYEKFIKE; encoded by the coding sequence ATGAAAAAAATTTTACTCTTTTGTTTCCTTACCGGCTGCTCTTATATTTCTGCACAGACGCAGCTTGTCTTTGTTTATTTTAAAGATAAACCCAATAAAGCTGCATTTTTTGCCAATCCTATTTCAGAGCTTTCTCAAAAGTCACTGAACAGACGTACAGCATTAGGAGTAGCCCTTAATGACCAGGATGCCCCTATTGAACAGTCTTACATTCAAAATATTCAAAACCTGGGATTTACAGTGATTGATTATTCTAAATGGCTTAACGGAGTGATGCTAAATGCCACTCCTGCTCAAATAACGATTCTACAGACCCAGCCTTTTGTTCTTTCTGTGGAAAGCTTTTTACGAAATAACTCTACCGGAGGCAATATAGCACCTGTTAACAAATGGAAAGACCATGGCAGTACAAATAAAATCCTGACCACCTTTGATTATGGCTCTGGAACAGCCCAAATTGATCAGGTGAACATACGTCCTCTTCATCTTGCGGGCTACACGGGAAATGGTATTTCCATCGCTGTTATTGATAATGGATTTCCTACTGTAGATACAGGAAATGCTTATTCAAGGTTGAGAAACAATAATAAAATAAAAGCCGGCTATGACTTTGTCACAAAAACCAGCAATATCTACGATACTTCCCTGAATATACATGGATCTGTAGTTTTAGGAGCCATAGGTGGTTATCTGGAAAATGTATTTGTAGGTTCGGCTCCTGATGCCGATTTTTACCTCTACCGAAGTGAAAATTCTACTGTTGAAATCCCTGAAGAGGAAATCTACTGGATTGAAGCTGCTGAAGAAGCAGACAGAAAAGGGGTTGACATTATCACTACATCTTTAGGATATAATGTTTTCGATAACCCTCAGTACAATTACACCTATGCTGATATGAACGGAACCACTTCATTCATTGCCCGGGCTGCCCAAATAGCCGCTGAAAAAGGAATTTTTGTACTTGCAGCAACAGGAAATTCAGGTGATAAACCTTGGCATTACCTTTTAACTCCTGCGGACAATGCTAAAGTATTTTCCATCGGAGCTGTAGATGCTTCAGGAAATTCTTCAGTATTTTCATCTTATGGTCCCAATTCGCTTACTATTGTAAAACCTGACGGAAGTGCACAAGGTACCGCTACAGCAACAGTAATAGGAGATGTTCCCTTTACCACCAACGGTACTTCTATCGCTACTCCAATTGCTGCCGGAGGGGTGGCCTGTTTTCTTCAGGCATTTCCCAATATGAGCAGAGAGCAGATCAGAACAAAATTAAAGCAGACTGCGTCTCTTTACCCTAATCATACTGATCAGATGGGATATGGAATCCTTAATTTCGGAAACTTGTTTAATGCTGTTCTCAGTACTTCTGAAATTGTAAAGAAAGAAAGATTCGTCATATTCCCGAATCCTGCTAAAAATATTCTGAATATCGCCTCGGAGCTTGAAGTACATTCACTGGAAGTTTATGATAATCTGGGAAGACTCATCCGAAAAGTAAGCAATCAAAAATCTGTAAAAGTTGATGATTTCGCGAAGGGAACTTATTATCTGAAAATTCAAACTCGTAATCAAGTATATTATGAGAAATTTATAAAGGAATAA
- a CDS encoding DegT/DnrJ/EryC1/StrS family aminotransferase → MKKIQMVDLQSQYYKIKNDVDNAVLNVMDSAAFINGPEVKSFQNELESYLDVKHVIPCANGTDALQIALMALDLKEGDEVITADFTFAATVEVIHLLKLKSVLVDVDYDTFTISTDDLRKAITPRTKAIIPVHLFGQCANMEEILKIAEEHNLYVIEDNAQAIGAEYTFSDGTVKYAGTMSTVGTTSFFPSKNLGCYGDGGAIFTNNDELAHRLRGIVNHGMYERYYHDEVGVNSRLDSIQAAVLRKKLPHLDSYNDARRKAADYYDEAFAGHSDILTPKRSENSTHVFHQYTLRILNGKRNELQKFLTEKEIPAMIYYPVALRKQKAYFQESNDADFVNTDKLLDQVVSLPMHTELDEEQLKYITDAVLEFMK, encoded by the coding sequence ATGAAAAAAATTCAGATGGTTGACTTGCAAAGTCAGTATTACAAAATAAAGAATGATGTAGACAATGCAGTTTTAAATGTAATGGATTCGGCGGCATTTATCAACGGTCCTGAAGTAAAGTCTTTCCAGAATGAATTGGAGTCTTATTTAGACGTAAAACACGTAATTCCGTGTGCTAATGGAACTGATGCATTGCAGATTGCCCTTATGGCTTTAGATCTGAAAGAAGGAGATGAGGTGATTACCGCTGATTTTACCTTTGCAGCAACCGTAGAAGTCATCCATTTACTTAAATTGAAATCTGTTTTGGTAGATGTTGATTATGATACATTTACAATTTCAACAGATGACTTAAGAAAAGCAATTACTCCAAGAACAAAAGCGATTATTCCTGTACATTTATTTGGTCAATGTGCCAATATGGAGGAAATCCTTAAAATTGCAGAGGAGCACAATTTATATGTGATTGAAGACAATGCACAGGCAATAGGTGCAGAATATACATTCTCTGACGGAACGGTGAAGTATGCCGGGACCATGTCTACAGTAGGAACGACATCTTTCTTCCCTTCCAAAAACCTGGGATGCTATGGTGATGGAGGTGCTATTTTTACCAATAATGATGAATTGGCACACCGTTTAAGAGGAATTGTAAACCACGGAATGTATGAAAGATATTACCATGATGAAGTAGGAGTGAATTCACGTTTAGACAGTATTCAGGCAGCTGTTTTAAGAAAAAAACTTCCTCACCTTGACTCTTACAATGACGCGAGAAGAAAGGCCGCAGATTATTATGATGAAGCATTTGCAGGTCATTCGGATATTTTAACTCCAAAAAGATCGGAGAACTCTACTCACGTATTCCACCAGTATACTTTAAGAATTCTGAACGGAAAACGTAATGAGCTTCAGAAATTCCTTACAGAAAAGGAAATTCCGGCAATGATCTATTATCCGGTAGCTTTAAGAAAGCAAAAAGCATACTTCCAGGAAAGTAATGATGCCGATTTTGTGAATACAGACAAGCTTTTGGATCAGGTAGTTTCTTTGCCAATGCATACAGAATTAGACGAAGAGCAGCTGAAGTACATTACGGATGCAGTGCTTGAGTTTATGAAGTAA
- the galE gene encoding UDP-glucose 4-epimerase GalE, producing the protein MAILVTGGLGYIGSHTVVELLNNDFDVVIVDDLSNSERFILKNIEEITGKKPIFYPFDLKRKELLNQVFDAHQIDGCINFAASKAVGESQIKPVDYYENNLFSLINILQEFKERGISNFIFSSSCTVYGQADVMPIDENTPLKMPESVYGKTKQMGEEILADFAKAYHRKITLLRYFNPIGAHPSAKLGELPIGVPNNLVPYVTQTAAGIREKLSIWGDDYPTEDGTAVRDYIYVVDLAKAHVLALKKLIDDQAEGAVIDIYNLGTGKGSSVLEVVKAFESANNVDVPYEVCTRREGDITIAYANPGKAENELGWKSETTLEESLRTTWEWQKYLNSRNS; encoded by the coding sequence ATGGCAATATTGGTTACAGGAGGACTTGGGTATATCGGTTCTCACACAGTAGTAGAACTTCTTAATAACGACTTTGATGTAGTTATTGTAGATGACTTATCCAATTCAGAAAGGTTTATTTTAAAGAATATAGAGGAAATTACAGGTAAAAAGCCTATCTTTTATCCCTTTGATTTAAAAAGAAAAGAACTGCTTAATCAGGTTTTTGACGCCCACCAAATTGATGGTTGTATTAATTTTGCTGCTTCCAAGGCAGTGGGAGAGAGTCAGATAAAGCCTGTGGATTATTATGAAAATAATTTGTTTTCACTTATTAATATTCTGCAGGAGTTTAAAGAAAGAGGAATTTCCAATTTTATTTTCAGTTCATCATGTACAGTGTACGGACAGGCTGATGTAATGCCTATTGATGAAAATACTCCTTTAAAAATGCCGGAAAGTGTGTATGGCAAAACTAAGCAAATGGGAGAGGAAATCCTTGCTGATTTTGCTAAGGCATATCACCGAAAAATTACATTATTAAGATATTTTAATCCGATCGGGGCACACCCATCTGCAAAACTTGGGGAATTACCAATAGGAGTTCCTAATAATTTGGTTCCTTATGTGACGCAAACTGCTGCTGGAATCCGCGAGAAGCTAAGCATTTGGGGAGATGATTATCCTACTGAGGATGGAACTGCCGTTCGTGATTATATTTATGTTGTAGACCTTGCAAAAGCCCATGTTCTAGCGTTAAAAAAACTTATTGACGACCAAGCTGAAGGAGCTGTTATTGATATCTATAACCTGGGAACAGGGAAAGGATCTTCTGTTTTAGAAGTGGTAAAAGCCTTTGAGAGTGCAAATAATGTGGATGTACCTTACGAAGTCTGTACGAGAAGAGAGGGCGATATTACCATTGCTTATGCCAATCCCGGCAAAGCCGAAAACGAACTTGGCTGGAAGTCTGAAACTACCCTTGAAGAATCTTTGAGAACAACATGGGAATGGCAAAAGTATCTGAATTCTAGAAACTCATAA